The Blautia hydrogenotrophica DSM 10507 genome window below encodes:
- a CDS encoding D-2-hydroxyacid dehydrogenase gives MKIVILDGYTENPGDLSWEGLEKLGDLTVYDRTSLTDVQEVIDRIGDAEIVFTNKTPMPREVFDTCTNIRYVGVLATGYNVVDVDAAKEKNIPVCNIPTYGTAAVGQFAIALLLEICHHVGHHDKAVHEGRWENNPDWCFWDYPLIELDGKVMGIIGYGRIGQATGRIAQALGMKVLAYDAYRNPALESETCQYADLDEVLAKSDVIALHCPLFSETEGMINRESIAKMKDGVIILNNSRGPLIVEKDLAEALNSGKVAAAGLDVVSTEPIKGENPLLKAKNCILTPHISWAPKESRQRLMDIAVDNLEAFLRKEAQNVVNF, from the coding sequence ATGAAGATCGTAATCTTAGATGGCTACACGGAAAATCCTGGTGATCTGAGCTGGGAAGGATTGGAGAAATTAGGGGACCTGACAGTTTATGATCGGACTTCTCTGACGGATGTCCAGGAAGTCATAGACCGCATCGGGGATGCAGAGATTGTCTTTACCAACAAGACGCCGATGCCGAGAGAAGTCTTTGATACTTGCACAAATATCCGTTATGTGGGAGTTCTGGCGACAGGATATAATGTTGTGGATGTAGATGCGGCGAAAGAGAAAAACATCCCGGTGTGCAACATACCGACTTACGGAACCGCAGCCGTGGGACAGTTCGCTATTGCACTGCTGCTGGAGATCTGCCATCACGTTGGGCATCATGACAAAGCGGTCCATGAAGGAAGGTGGGAGAACAATCCGGACTGGTGTTTCTGGGATTATCCGCTGATCGAGCTGGACGGAAAAGTGATGGGAATCATCGGTTATGGGCGGATTGGGCAGGCGACCGGAAGAATCGCGCAGGCTCTGGGAATGAAAGTACTGGCCTACGATGCGTACCGGAATCCTGCCCTGGAAAGTGAGACTTGCCAGTATGCCGATCTGGATGAGGTACTGGCGAAGTCTGATGTGATTGCGCTTCATTGTCCGCTGTTTTCTGAGACGGAAGGGATGATTAACCGGGAGAGCATTGCAAAGATGAAGGACGGTGTGATTATTCTGAACAATTCCAGAGGACCACTGATTGTGGAGAAAGATCTGGCAGAGGCCCTGAACAGTGGAAAAGTAGCAGCTGCGGGCCTAGATGTGGTGTCCACAGAGCCCATCAAAGGGGAGAATCCGCTGCTCAAGGCGAAAAACTGTATCCTCACGCCGCACATTTCCTGGGCTCCGAAGGAAAGCCGTCAAAGACTGATGGATATCGCGGTGGATAATTTGGAAGCTTTCCTGCGCAAAGAGGCGCAGAATGTGGTGAATTTTTAG
- a CDS encoding M20/M25/M40 family metallo-hydrolase → MGNQREIIRRFLYENQAEMISLWKRIVDINSGTPNKRGTDEVCAVLAAEMKKSGIQVKIIEEEENGNTLVGTWNPGSTEKPVIFMGHMDTVFNEQTENGKFRIQNGKAYGHGVLDMKGGLVISIYVCRALQECGYCGRPVKFVFAGDEETAHSGGKTAETMENEIRGSCAAFNFETGDIQDGIVVGRLGAGVFTIETRGVAAHSGNNPADGKNALEAMARKIVELQNLNDIENGKLMNVAVIQAGEKTNIIPERCVAKGCFRFKTKEAYKELKQKILQICETVSVPGTQGVYISESKIECMEPSRENYRLFRLMESVAEETGYGPIHAKEVGGGSDSNIPASLGIPTVCGVGVRGEYNHTEREYAVVDSMAARCELIVNTILRLDELE, encoded by the coding sequence ATGGGGAACCAAAGAGAGATTATCCGTCGTTTTCTGTATGAAAACCAGGCGGAGATGATTTCGCTGTGGAAAAGAATTGTGGACATCAACAGTGGAACTCCCAACAAAAGGGGGACGGATGAAGTGTGTGCTGTGCTGGCGGCAGAGATGAAAAAGAGTGGAATCCAGGTAAAAATAATCGAGGAGGAAGAAAATGGAAACACTCTTGTAGGTACGTGGAATCCGGGAAGCACAGAAAAGCCGGTTATTTTCATGGGACATATGGACACTGTCTTTAATGAACAGACTGAGAACGGAAAATTTAGAATTCAAAATGGAAAAGCCTATGGACACGGAGTGCTTGACATGAAAGGAGGATTGGTAATATCCATCTATGTCTGTAGAGCACTTCAGGAGTGTGGGTATTGCGGGCGACCTGTGAAATTCGTATTTGCAGGAGACGAGGAGACCGCGCATAGCGGTGGAAAAACTGCCGAGACCATGGAAAATGAGATCAGAGGAAGCTGCGCAGCGTTTAATTTTGAGACCGGGGATATTCAGGATGGAATCGTGGTGGGAAGGCTCGGTGCCGGGGTTTTTACCATAGAGACAAGAGGGGTGGCGGCGCATTCAGGAAATAACCCCGCAGACGGAAAAAACGCGTTGGAGGCCATGGCCCGGAAGATCGTGGAACTTCAAAATCTGAATGATATCGAAAATGGCAAGCTAATGAACGTGGCCGTCATTCAGGCGGGGGAAAAGACGAATATTATTCCAGAACGATGTGTCGCTAAGGGATGTTTTCGTTTTAAAACGAAAGAAGCTTATAAAGAATTAAAACAGAAGATTCTGCAAATCTGTGAGACAGTTTCTGTGCCAGGGACACAGGGAGTTTACATTTCTGAGAGTAAGATCGAGTGTATGGAACCTTCACGGGAAAATTACAGGTTGTTCAGACTGATGGAGAGCGTGGCAGAGGAGACAGGATACGGTCCCATTCACGCAAAAGAAGTAGGCGGAGGCTCGGATTCTAATATCCCAGCTTCTCTGGGCATCCCTACTGTGTGCGGTGTCGGAGTCCGAGGAGAATACAACCATACGGAACGGGAATACGCGGTTGTGGATTCCATGGCTGCGAGATGCGAGTTGATAGTCAATACGATTCTGAGGCTGGACGAGTTGGAATAA
- a CDS encoding zinc-binding dehydrogenase, translating to MKAVILSGPNDFAPGEIEKPLIGDHDILLEMKRAAICGTDIRILEGTKTKGVRYPSVIGHEICGVISEIGKEVTGYEVGEKVAIANVIPCGSCPSCLSGRENACMRRKAIGYEFNGGFEEYIRIPEIAIKSGNVIKLPEQVSFTAGALIEPLACCIRGLKNAGTGFNDVVLIVGAGPIGLMHMQLAKIAGAKQVIVSEPNPMRRQIALELGADKAVDPVTEDLAGIISDVTGGLGADVIVMAIGVPALVNSTLKLCRRGGTVNLFAGFAGTGECTIEVNTIHYNEINVNGSTAYKREDYLQAADMVISGKINLDRIATHTYKIEDFQTAYEMCKSGKGLKIIIEP from the coding sequence ATGAAAGCGGTAATTCTCTCAGGGCCTAACGATTTCGCTCCGGGTGAGATTGAGAAACCTTTGATCGGGGACCATGACATATTGTTGGAAATGAAAAGAGCGGCTATCTGTGGGACAGATATCAGAATCTTAGAGGGGACGAAGACGAAAGGTGTTCGTTATCCTTCCGTGATCGGGCACGAGATCTGCGGAGTAATTAGTGAAATCGGAAAGGAAGTCACAGGATACGAAGTGGGAGAGAAGGTGGCGATTGCCAATGTAATTCCATGCGGTTCCTGTCCAAGCTGTCTGTCGGGAAGAGAAAACGCATGTATGAGAAGAAAAGCGATTGGCTATGAGTTCAATGGCGGGTTCGAGGAATATATTCGTATACCGGAAATTGCCATCAAGAGTGGAAACGTCATCAAGTTGCCGGAACAGGTGTCCTTTACCGCAGGAGCTCTGATTGAGCCGTTGGCCTGCTGTATCCGCGGTTTAAAGAACGCGGGAACCGGGTTTAACGACGTGGTGCTGATTGTGGGAGCAGGGCCGATTGGTCTGATGCATATGCAGCTGGCGAAAATCGCGGGAGCGAAGCAAGTAATTGTCAGTGAGCCAAATCCGATGCGCCGGCAGATAGCTCTAGAACTGGGAGCGGATAAAGCGGTGGACCCGGTTACGGAAGATCTGGCGGGCATTATCTCGGATGTTACCGGTGGACTTGGAGCAGATGTCATTGTGATGGCGATTGGAGTCCCGGCGTTGGTGAACTCTACGCTGAAGCTGTGCAGGAGGGGAGGAACAGTGAATCTGTTTGCTGGTTTTGCAGGAACTGGAGAGTGTACGATAGAGGTTAACACGATTCACTACAATGAGATCAATGTCAACGGCAGTACGGCGTATAAGCGGGAAGATTACCTTCAGGCAGCGGATATGGTGATAAGCGGAAAGATCAATTTGGACAGAATAGCTACCCATACATACAAAATAGAAGATTTTCAGACGGCCTATGAGATGTGTAAGAGTGGGAAAGGGCTGAAAATCATCATAGAACCCTAG
- a CDS encoding xylulokinase, whose product MGERYLLGIDVGTSSLKVAVVCENGEVLNISSCSYVPVTPSLERVEMNSEDVWNAFLKCLRTLVDDENVSLEQVEGIGISCLCPGLIAMDKEGKTLAGPILYSDRRSVQEAQWMRDILGEKAIFEITANRVMAGAVSSTSMLWIKKNQPELYEKTWKFGHINTWMVYRLTGRFGIDYSNASYTGLFETVKGEGGDWSPFLCEKTGLDMDKLPTLYSSSSVVGALEAPEVIAAGVKRGIPVVMGGGDTACAALAAGVTKEGEVCESVGTTDVLTICVEEPRFDTRFLNRCHVVDGTWIYQGAMSHTGASYQWFQKQFCRELGIRENEKDALLLMNQEAKTAAPGCGGVVFLPYMMGERSPVWDPYARGVFFGMTLLTQRRDLNRAVLEGCGYGLRQLCEAAKEVTGRDFSSFVSIGGGAKSQVWAQIKADITGKDIRILDFNDMAPVGAALLAGVGAGFYLNCKEAAKKMKRKVYEEIHSDRSYAAVYQKGYEIYKGLYPRVRDLYEIYRA is encoded by the coding sequence ATGGGAGAGAGGTATTTACTGGGCATAGATGTGGGAACCTCTAGTTTAAAGGTGGCAGTGGTGTGTGAGAATGGGGAAGTATTGAATATTAGCAGTTGTTCTTATGTCCCAGTGACGCCAAGTCTAGAACGAGTGGAGATGAACAGTGAAGATGTTTGGAATGCATTTTTGAAATGTCTCAGGACGTTGGTGGATGATGAGAACGTAAGCTTGGAGCAGGTGGAAGGGATTGGAATTTCCTGCTTGTGCCCTGGTCTGATAGCCATGGACAAAGAGGGAAAGACTCTTGCAGGACCGATTTTGTACTCTGACCGCAGGAGCGTCCAGGAGGCACAGTGGATGAGAGACATTTTGGGAGAGAAAGCTATTTTTGAGATTACAGCTAATAGAGTTATGGCGGGAGCGGTCTCTTCCACTTCCATGCTTTGGATTAAGAAAAATCAGCCCGAACTCTATGAAAAAACTTGGAAATTCGGGCACATCAACACTTGGATGGTGTATAGACTGACCGGGAGGTTCGGAATAGACTATTCCAATGCCTCCTATACGGGATTGTTTGAGACGGTCAAAGGTGAAGGTGGGGATTGGTCCCCTTTTCTATGTGAGAAGACTGGGCTGGACATGGACAAGCTGCCAACTCTTTATTCTTCCTCTTCTGTGGTGGGGGCTTTGGAAGCTCCAGAAGTAATTGCGGCTGGGGTGAAAAGAGGAATTCCCGTGGTTATGGGCGGCGGAGATACTGCCTGCGCTGCCCTGGCAGCCGGTGTTACAAAAGAAGGGGAGGTTTGTGAATCTGTGGGGACCACGGATGTCCTGACAATCTGTGTGGAGGAACCTAGGTTTGATACGAGGTTTCTGAATCGTTGCCATGTGGTAGATGGCACCTGGATTTACCAAGGGGCAATGTCTCACACGGGAGCTTCCTATCAATGGTTTCAAAAACAGTTCTGCCGGGAACTGGGAATCAGAGAAAACGAAAAAGATGCACTGTTGTTGATGAATCAGGAGGCTAAGACTGCTGCACCCGGCTGTGGAGGAGTTGTGTTTCTCCCATATATGATGGGGGAGCGCAGCCCAGTGTGGGACCCTTATGCTAGGGGAGTTTTTTTCGGAATGACGCTGCTCACTCAGAGAAGGGACTTGAACCGGGCCGTGCTGGAAGGCTGCGGTTATGGACTGCGCCAGCTCTGTGAAGCTGCGAAGGAGGTCACAGGGAGGGACTTTTCTTCCTTTGTATCCATAGGAGGAGGGGCAAAGAGCCAGGTGTGGGCACAGATTAAGGCCGATATCACAGGTAAAGATATAAGGATTCTAGATTTTAATGATATGGCCCCCGTGGGAGCCGCTCTGTTGGCAGGTGTAGGAGCAGGTTTTTATTTGAATTGCAAAGAGGCGGCGAAGAAGATGAAAAGAAAGGTATACGAAGAGATTCACAGTGATAGAAGCTATGCTGCGGTATACCAAAAAGGATATGAGATTTATAAAGGGCTGTATCCCAGGGTGAGAGACTTGTATGAGATATACAGAGCATAG
- a CDS encoding class I fructose-bisphosphate aldolase produces MAMLGKKVRMSRLVNAKSNKMMAITVDHAISRGIAPMTGLHQIQNTIDKIILGRPDAMTMTKGIAEHCMWDHAGQVAMLMKVSNYSPVAPTKDTVFGSVDEAIRMGADAVSMGAMTLGDFQGEQFEIIGKYSEECMAKGMPLIGHVYPKGESVPADKRTAWENIAYCVRSACELGMDIVKTTYTGDPDSMAKVVSCVPSSFRVVIQGGDACKTLDDYLQMTRDAMDCGVGGVTMGRFVWDYKDVTALVIALRYLIHERYSVKETKELLAQLENDKNYSEF; encoded by the coding sequence ATGGCAATGTTGGGAAAAAAAGTGAGAATGAGCAGGCTGGTGAATGCAAAGAGCAATAAGATGATGGCTATTACTGTGGACCATGCGATTTCTAGAGGGATTGCGCCGATGACCGGGTTGCATCAGATTCAGAATACGATTGATAAGATTATCTTGGGAAGGCCGGATGCAATGACGATGACAAAGGGAATCGCGGAACACTGCATGTGGGACCATGCGGGCCAGGTGGCAATGTTGATGAAGGTCTCCAACTATTCGCCAGTGGCGCCCACAAAGGATACAGTATTCGGGAGTGTGGACGAGGCGATTCGTATGGGGGCTGACGCAGTCTCCATGGGAGCAATGACATTAGGGGATTTCCAGGGGGAACAATTTGAGATTATCGGAAAATATTCAGAGGAATGCATGGCAAAGGGAATGCCTTTGATTGGACATGTGTATCCTAAAGGAGAGAGCGTACCGGCAGACAAAAGAACGGCCTGGGAGAACATTGCTTACTGTGTGAGGAGCGCCTGCGAGCTGGGAATGGACATTGTGAAGACGACTTACACCGGAGACCCGGATTCTATGGCAAAGGTGGTATCCTGTGTACCATCCAGCTTTCGGGTTGTGATTCAAGGCGGGGATGCCTGCAAGACACTGGATGATTATCTTCAAATGACCAGAGATGCCATGGACTGCGGTGTAGGCGGCGTTACCATGGGACGGTTTGTGTGGGATTATAAAGATGTGACTGCACTGGTAATTGCTCTGCGCTATCTCATTCATGAAAGATATAGTGTGAAAGAGACAAAAGAACTACTCGCGCAGTTGGAGAATGACAAGAACTACAGTGAATTTTGA
- a CDS encoding AAA family ATPase produces the protein MSMLDFLKQEMIDSEILSGIEEFRRRYPIKTTTLSRCPRYLYYGKAIWEQAAAALLCGENILLTGSKATGKNVLAENLAAVFGRPSWNVSLHINMDASYMIGTDTFQDGQVTFRPGPVYQCAQEGGFCVLDEINMARNEALAVLHSILDFRRVIHVPGYGELPLHDASRFIATMNYGYAGTRELNEALSSRFVVIQMPEISNENLEKLITREFPSMKKEYVKQFCGLFQDISQKCLGGEITSRVLDLRGLLDAIRLIQTGLSPYSALDMGISNKTFDSYEQTLIKDIIASRISPKISRKAVFSE, from the coding sequence ATCTCAATGCTGGATTTTTTGAAACAGGAAATGATAGACTCAGAGATACTGTCTGGAATCGAAGAATTTCGCAGACGATATCCTATAAAAACAACCACACTATCCCGTTGTCCCCGTTATCTGTATTATGGAAAAGCCATATGGGAACAGGCCGCAGCAGCTTTGCTCTGTGGAGAAAATATATTGCTGACAGGCTCTAAAGCCACCGGCAAAAATGTGCTGGCTGAGAACCTGGCAGCCGTTTTTGGACGCCCTTCATGGAATGTCTCCCTACACATCAATATGGATGCCTCCTACATGATCGGAACAGATACCTTTCAAGATGGACAAGTGACTTTCCGACCTGGCCCCGTCTATCAATGTGCACAGGAAGGCGGTTTCTGCGTTTTGGATGAGATCAATATGGCCCGCAACGAAGCACTGGCCGTGCTCCACTCTATCTTGGATTTCCGCCGGGTCATCCATGTCCCTGGATACGGAGAACTGCCCTTACACGACGCCTCCCGTTTTATCGCCACGATGAACTACGGATATGCCGGTACCAGAGAGCTAAATGAAGCCCTCTCCTCTCGTTTTGTTGTGATTCAAATGCCTGAGATCTCCAACGAGAACCTGGAAAAATTAATCACCCGAGAATTTCCCTCCATGAAGAAAGAATATGTAAAGCAATTCTGCGGTTTATTCCAAGACATCAGCCAAAAGTGTCTCGGCGGTGAGATCACTTCCCGCGTATTGGACCTGAGAGGGCTTCTCGACGCAATTCGTCTGATACAGACTGGGCTTTCTCCTTATTCTGCTTTAGATATGGGAATCTCTAACAAGACATTTGACAGTTATGAACAAACCTTGATAAAGGATATCATTGCCTCCAGAATTTCTCCCAAAATCAGTCGTAAGGCAGTGTTCTCAGAGTGA
- a CDS encoding nucleoside recognition domain-containing protein: MNGAEAKKSVVEIFMEGCRKGLTIGVNQIIPAMILGYTLIFFLQTTGLMEVVSKVFSPAMGIFGLPGTAVVVLLAAFFTKASGCATAAMMVTEGTLTLKEGMILFPACILMGTLIGHYARIVLVSGANKKWHLLLFAVPLVDAVLSMLIMRVILGVLQIG; the protein is encoded by the coding sequence ATGAACGGCGCGGAGGCAAAAAAGTCGGTTGTGGAAATTTTTATGGAAGGCTGCCGAAAAGGCTTAACCATAGGAGTAAATCAGATTATTCCAGCTATGATTCTAGGATACACGCTGATATTTTTTCTGCAGACCACAGGTTTGATGGAAGTAGTGTCCAAGGTTTTCAGTCCGGCTATGGGAATCTTTGGACTTCCGGGAACGGCAGTTGTCGTTCTGTTAGCGGCTTTTTTCACGAAAGCTAGTGGGTGTGCCACAGCGGCAATGATGGTGACTGAGGGTACGCTAACCCTGAAAGAGGGGATGATACTCTTTCCGGCCTGTATTCTTATGGGAACTTTGATCGGCCACTATGCGAGAATTGTGCTGGTATCAGGCGCCAATAAAAAGTGGCATCTGCTGTTGTTTGCGGTTCCACTGGTGGATGCAGTTCTCTCTATGTTGATTATGAGAGTGATTCTTGGAGTTTTGCAGATTGGATAG
- a CDS encoding carbon starvation protein A: MVTFIIGLAILFVGAALYGKFCERVFGPDDRKTPAYTKQDGIDYVPMRGWKNSLINLLNIAGTGPILGPIQGILFGPIAFITIPIGNIIGGAMHDYFSGMICLRDGGTQMPEMVRRYSNKGVYTVYQIFCSLLLLLVGAVFIYTPGDIAATQVFGFDGKATSVSTWVIYGVIFAYYLIATIFPIDKIIGRVYPIFGAILLFSAIGVFIGLFVKGYPLIELWDGWNGALVSYGDYFNANHFIPIFFITVACGILSGFHSTQTAIISRTMKSERQGRNTFYNMMILEGFIAMVWAAGAMGVYNLGLQAADASLATSTIGVICKDILGNVGGIIALVGVIVLPITSGDTALRSLRLAVSDALHLDQTNVKKRLGLAAIIFALVAVILVFAKSNAEGFNILWRYFAWSNQTLSLFAFLGISVWMFENNRAKYVWMPLIPGAWYAFVTITYIANAKIGFNIPWTGAYVIGVAAAVIYVGVIIWYGKKRAASKKFV, translated from the coding sequence ATGGTTACTTTTATTATTGGACTTGCGATCTTGTTCGTTGGAGCAGCCCTCTACGGAAAGTTTTGTGAGAGAGTGTTTGGCCCGGATGACAGAAAGACTCCAGCGTATACAAAACAAGACGGCATCGACTATGTTCCGATGCGAGGATGGAAGAACAGTCTGATTAACCTGCTGAATATTGCAGGAACTGGACCGATTCTAGGGCCAATCCAGGGTATTTTGTTTGGACCTATTGCTTTTATTACGATTCCGATCGGAAATATCATTGGTGGAGCTATGCATGATTATTTTTCCGGTATGATTTGTCTGAGGGATGGAGGAACCCAGATGCCGGAGATGGTACGGCGTTATAGTAATAAAGGAGTCTACACAGTATATCAGATTTTTTGTAGTCTGTTACTGTTGCTGGTAGGCGCAGTGTTTATCTATACTCCTGGAGACATTGCAGCTACACAGGTTTTTGGATTTGATGGCAAAGCGACCTCAGTGTCTACCTGGGTGATCTATGGAGTGATTTTCGCTTATTATTTGATTGCTACGATATTCCCGATCGATAAGATTATCGGAAGAGTTTATCCGATCTTTGGAGCGATTCTTTTGTTCTCAGCTATTGGAGTATTTATTGGACTGTTTGTAAAGGGATATCCGCTGATTGAGCTCTGGGATGGCTGGAATGGCGCTCTGGTATCCTATGGAGACTATTTTAACGCGAACCACTTTATTCCGATCTTTTTCATCACGGTAGCCTGTGGTATTCTTTCTGGTTTCCACTCCACACAGACGGCGATCATTTCCCGTACTATGAAGAGCGAACGTCAGGGACGCAATACTTTCTACAATATGATGATATTGGAAGGTTTCATCGCTATGGTTTGGGCAGCAGGTGCCATGGGAGTATATAACTTGGGGTTGCAGGCAGCGGATGCTTCCCTGGCGACATCTACGATTGGTGTAATCTGCAAAGATATTCTGGGAAATGTAGGTGGTATCATTGCTCTGGTGGGAGTTATCGTACTGCCGATCACCTCAGGAGATACAGCCCTTCGTTCTCTGCGCTTAGCTGTCTCGGATGCACTTCATCTGGATCAGACCAATGTGAAGAAACGTCTGGGGTTGGCTGCGATCATCTTTGCTCTTGTGGCTGTTATATTGGTATTTGCCAAGAGTAATGCGGAAGGATTTAATATTCTGTGGCGTTATTTTGCATGGTCGAATCAGACGTTATCGCTTTTTGCGTTCTTGGGAATTTCTGTCTGGATGTTCGAGAACAATCGGGCAAAATATGTGTGGATGCCATTGATTCCAGGCGCATGGTATGCGTTCGTTACCATTACATATATTGCCAACGCAAAGATTGGCTTCAACATTCCGTGGACAGGGGCCTATGTAATCGGCGTGGCTGCGGCTGTGATTTATGTGGGCGTGATTATATGGTATGGAAAGAAACGTGCAGCCAGCAAGAAATTTGTATAA
- a CDS encoding nucleoside recognition domain-containing protein, which produces MDNNERVTVKGWVSLLVLLLMLSGIFMNQEGPLAAIDFSNLSGEFGKIYEGIDFTGKNGSGAKDGFLVGLTLIPTVMLFSGLITVFERLGAFAACKKAFQPILRPLVGLPGSAGVAFISSFTGSDVAAVMTKELVEEKQLTDDERTIFVAFQYAASGPVTNTIALGAPMLAISPLSSGVIIVVEVICKLIGANLVRLVMYMQRKRGKGE; this is translated from the coding sequence ATGGATAATAATGAAAGAGTAACGGTGAAAGGTTGGGTTTCTCTGCTTGTTTTGCTTCTGATGCTGTCTGGGATTTTTATGAATCAAGAAGGGCCTTTGGCGGCGATAGATTTTTCAAATCTGAGCGGAGAGTTCGGAAAAATTTATGAAGGAATTGATTTTACCGGAAAGAACGGGAGCGGGGCAAAAGACGGCTTTTTGGTGGGGCTGACGCTGATTCCTACTGTGATGCTGTTTTCGGGATTGATTACCGTCTTTGAGAGGCTGGGAGCCTTTGCAGCCTGCAAAAAGGCGTTTCAGCCCATATTGAGGCCGTTGGTAGGGCTGCCTGGCAGTGCCGGAGTGGCTTTCATCAGCTCCTTTACCGGTTCCGATGTGGCAGCGGTTATGACCAAGGAGCTTGTGGAGGAGAAACAGTTGACTGATGATGAACGCACGATCTTCGTGGCTTTTCAGTATGCTGCGTCAGGGCCTGTCACAAATACGATTGCCCTGGGGGCCCCGATGCTTGCGATCTCCCCTCTGTCTTCGGGAGTGATTATTGTCGTTGAGGTAATCTGCAAACTGATCGGTGCAAATCTGGTACGTCTTGTTATGTATATGCAAAGGAAGAGGGGGAAAGGGGAATGA
- a CDS encoding MurR/RpiR family transcriptional regulator translates to MVESSCKEIIRGRMNYLTNTERKIANYVLENYDQVLNSNITELAENAKVSDASVVRFCRSLGYKGYQDFKINAAKDVLPREKHLNPILEESDSPDMICHKIFNLEISVLERTLASLNMREVEKAAQFIFHGKRVLFFGSGGSLLVGQDALHKFMKIGVQVYVHEDRDLQLMASSLAGEGDVVIGISHSGSNYSVLRCLKNAKENGAQTIALVSRGKTPLSKIADVVIDTASEETIFQSESVSTRIAQLAIIDSLVSIVAFMNYDESYRAIQKTRKATSENKF, encoded by the coding sequence ATGGTTGAATCCAGCTGTAAGGAAATTATAAGGGGCAGAATGAACTACCTGACGAACACGGAGAGAAAGATCGCAAATTATGTACTGGAGAATTACGATCAGGTTTTGAACAGTAATATCACGGAGTTAGCGGAGAACGCGAAGGTAAGTGACGCTTCAGTGGTGAGATTTTGCCGTTCACTGGGCTACAAAGGATATCAGGATTTTAAGATTAATGCAGCCAAAGATGTGCTGCCGAGGGAAAAGCATTTAAATCCTATCTTGGAAGAGAGTGACAGCCCGGATATGATCTGCCATAAAATTTTTAACCTTGAAATCTCTGTTTTAGAGCGGACTTTGGCTAGCTTGAATATGAGAGAGGTGGAAAAAGCAGCTCAGTTTATTTTTCATGGAAAAAGAGTTTTATTTTTTGGGAGTGGCGGCAGCCTTCTGGTGGGACAGGATGCGCTACATAAATTTATGAAAATCGGCGTTCAGGTCTATGTGCATGAGGACCGGGATTTGCAGCTGATGGCATCCTCGCTGGCAGGTGAGGGAGACGTGGTTATTGGGATTTCTCATTCTGGCAGCAATTACAGTGTATTGAGGTGTCTAAAGAACGCAAAAGAAAATGGTGCACAGACAATTGCCTTAGTCAGCCGTGGCAAGACTCCGCTGTCAAAAATTGCGGATGTGGTCATAGACACGGCTTCGGAGGAGACAATTTTTCAGTCGGAGTCAGTGAGCACAAGAATTGCTCAGCTGGCGATTATCGATTCTTTGGTCTCAATCGTAGCGTTTATGAATTATGATGAGTCTTACCGGGCGATTCAAAAAACCCGCAAGGCCACGTCAGAAAATAAATTTTAG